The genomic stretch GTCTCGGTGGCGGCGACGTGGAGGACGAGCCCGGCGAGGAGCGCCTTCGCCTCGCCTTGCCAGAAGTCCGAAGTGGCATCGCGCCGTCCGTCCGGCACCACGAGCATGTCGGCGAGCATGGCCGCGTCGTCGAGGGCGTCGGGGCCGTCGGCATCTACCAGGTCCAGCGGGTTGAATGCCGCGTGACCACCGACGAGGCCGAACGGGTCGAGCGCGAGCGTTTTGCTCCCCAGAGCGCGCCTGCGCGAGGTGGTCACGGCGTAGTTCTCCCCCTTCGGGTCGGTGACGACGACGGAGCCGGGATAGGTGAGGAGATTCGGGATGACGGCTCCCGTTCCCTTCCCACTCCTCGTCGGGGCCACGGTGAGGAGGTGGCCCTCACCGTCGTAGCGGAGGAGCTTCCCCTGTGCGTTTCGTCGCCGAGCCTCTCGCCACTGCCCGGCCAGTCGCCGTCCGAGGAGCACCCCGGTCTCCTTCTGCAATTCGCGGCCGCTGCCCCACCGCGCCGTGCCGTGTGCGCCGGAGCCCTCTGGCTTCGAGCGACGGTAAGCGACGACGAGGAAGGTGACGGATCCGGCGAGGCCCACGAGGAGAACGACCTGCAGCGGGAGCGGGACGTGGGGGCTCACGAAGTGCAGCCACCCCTGTACGGGCAGCGCGACGACCGAGGCGGCCACGAGGTAAACGACCCCGAGGAGGAGCGGCACTTTGAAGAGCCGCCACATCGTGAAGAGGTCGCTCGGCTCGAACCCCTTGCTCATAGCGCCTGCTCGTGTCCGATCCCGCGGCGTCCAGACCGCCGCATGAACTGGAGGCCGGCGGCCACCATGAGCGCGCAAGCGAGGAGCAGCCCTAGCGTGATCGCGAGGCCGCGGCCGGTGAGCTCCTCCGCCGGTTCTGGAACCCGGTCTTCTCGTTCGGCTGCCCGCGCCTCCAGGAGCGCAACCTCGGCTGCGTCGTCGATCGTGCCGAGCCGCCCCTCGCTCCCCATCGCACTGGCGATCTGCTCGTCCGTCCTCACGCGTCGCACAAAGCGCGCGTCCCCCACCCGCCCATCGGGTGCGCCGGCGACGGCTTCGCAGTCGAGCTTCTCCTTCCAACCGCGGAGATCCTGCAGGCTCTCCCGCCTGCGCTCGCACTCCGTCCGCTGGTCTTCGAAGTAGGTGGGCGAGGCCGAAGCGACGTGGAGTTTCTGTCCGCCCATGTACAGCTCGACGTTCGTGTATGGGTCGGTGAGGTGCTCCGGCTCGAGCTCGCCGCGTCGGTGGACGACGGCCGCGAGGTGGACCCACTCGCCGAGCGGTACGACCTCGCCATGCGCTGCGCTGGCTTTGGCTCCGACCTCCTCGTCCGGTGCGACTACGACGGGCGTTCCTGCCGGACCCTCTACGCCCCAGCACTCCAGGCCGAGGCGGTACCCCTCCTGTTCAGTGAGGACGGGACACCCGGCCTCCGTGCCTTCCACGGTGTAGCTGTCGAGGCGGACCCAGGCTTCGAGGGTCACCGGCTCGGGGTCGGCCGGGAGGTGGGTGCCCTGGACGGACTGCCGAACCTCCTCGGTCGCCATGTCGCTCCGGTGAAAGTACACGGCGAAGAGAGCGACGGCGAGCACCGTGGTGAAGGCGAGAATGACGAGGCGTTTCATGGCGTCGGGGACTGGAATCTCCTACCCCGCGAGCGGATCGAAATATCGTTCGTGCATTTTACGACCTCGGGGAGTATGTTGCAAGGCATCGCGGCGTAGTCGCGCGGCGTGCTAGCAGGCAGCACGTATAGCAAAAACCTCTAGCACGTCATCGTCATCTTCGCGCGTGGCCGTCGGCGTGGAGCTTCGTCATCGCCCGCGCGGGACGCTTTCGCAGCGGCGCGGGCCGCCGCTCAACGTCACTCTATCCCTTACCCCTGAGAGCATGGAGACACCGGATCTCAAGGCCGCCGAAGCGGACCCAAAGACGAGCTCGCCTTCGGACTCGAAGCGCAACGGTGGGAGGCCGAAGAAGCCGAAGAAGGAGCGGCGTGACCACGTCGTCCCCGTCCGGATGAACGACGCCGAGTACCGGCTCGTCGAGGAGAAGGCGGAGGCCTCTGGCCTGTCGAAGTCGGCGTACATGCGACGCGCGGCCACGGGGCGACCGATCAGTCCGAAGGCCGACGCGATGCTCCGGCGAGAGCTCCGGCGGATCGGTGTGGACCTGAACCAGCTCGCCGCGAGCCTCGAACGCGAGCCGGCCCACGTAGGCGGCCCCGACGCCGCGGCCGTCCGGGCAACCACGGAGGAGCTGCGCCGGGTGCTGAACGAGCTGAGGGACGAGTCGTGAGGAGGACGCGCTCATGATCGCTTCGACGAGCACGGGGAAGAGCTTCAGCGCGCTCAGCGCCTACCTCGAACACGGGAAGACCGGAGAAGAAACCGGCCGCATCGAGTGGGTCGAGACGCGGGGCCTCTTCGAGCGGGACCTGGAGCGCGTGGCCGAGGAGATGCGGGACACGGCGGCGCTGAGCGAGCGGTGCCAGCGGCCGTGCTTCCACCTCTCGATCTCGTTCGACCACGGCGACGTGCCGACGCGCGAGGAGATGGTAGCCGTGGCCGAGCAGACGCTGAGAGACATCGGGCTGGACAGTCACCAAGCCGTTATTGCAAGCCACAACGACCGCGAGCACCAGCACGTCCACCTCATGGTCAACCGGGTCCACCCCGAAACGGGCCGGGCGTGGGAGGACTGGCAGTGCAACACGCGCATCGAGGAGAGCCTCCGCCGGCAGGAGCGGTCGATGGGCTACCGCGAGGTGCCGGGCCACCTCGGGAGACTTCCGGACCAGGAGCGGCCGGACCGGACGGAGTCGCTGACGCGGACGGCGTTTCGGAAGTGCCAGCGCGACGGGGTCCTCCCCTTCCAGGAGCTCGTGAAGGACGTGGCGCGTCAGGACTTCCGCGAGGCCCGGAGCTGGGGGGAGCTCGCTGAGCGCCTGGATCGGCACGGGCTCAGGGTCGAGCCGCGAGGCCGCGGCCTCGTCGTCACCGACGGCCACGAGTACGCGAAGGTGTCGAGCATCGACCGCGGCAGTAGCAAGCACAAACTGGAAGCGAGGTTCGGAGAGCGACATGTCGAATACAGAGAACGGACGACCCTCGAAAGGAGCGTCGTCGGGAGGGCTGCGGGAGCGGCTGAGAGAGGTCGAGGCGATGGAGGCCCGGCGCATGATCACGCCGGTGCTGCAGGAGACGAAGGCCGTGATCGAGCACCTGGAGGACGTGGCGACGGGTACGGCCCGCCTGCAGGAGCACGCGCACCAGGCGATGAGGCGGTTCGAGCGCAGACTGCAATGGAAGATCTGGGGCGGGGCGCTCCTGATCGGAGTGCTGAGCGCGGCGCTGATCGTGCTGACGCTCACGCTGCTCAGGCCGGGCTGGACGCTGACCGAACACCAGCGCGAGGCCATCGAGGCGGCGGAGAACACGAGGGCGCGGTACCAGGCCATGAGCGAGGAGGAGCGGGCGAC from Rhodothermales bacterium encodes the following:
- a CDS encoding ribbon-helix-helix protein, CopG family — protein: METPDLKAAEADPKTSSPSDSKRNGGRPKKPKKERRDHVVPVRMNDAEYRLVEEKAEASGLSKSAYMRRAATGRPISPKADAMLRRELRRIGVDLNQLAASLEREPAHVGGPDAAAVRATTEELRRVLNELRDES
- a CDS encoding relaxase/mobilization nuclease domain-containing protein yields the protein MIASTSTGKSFSALSAYLEHGKTGEETGRIEWVETRGLFERDLERVAEEMRDTAALSERCQRPCFHLSISFDHGDVPTREEMVAVAEQTLRDIGLDSHQAVIASHNDREHQHVHLMVNRVHPETGRAWEDWQCNTRIEESLRRQERSMGYREVPGHLGRLPDQERPDRTESLTRTAFRKCQRDGVLPFQELVKDVARQDFREARSWGELAERLDRHGLRVEPRGRGLVVTDGHEYAKVSSIDRGSSKHKLEARFGERHVEYRERTTLERSVVGRAAGAAERGRGDGGPAHDHAGAAGDEGRDRAPGGRGDGYGPPAGARAPGDEAVRAQTAMEDLGRGAPDRSAERGADRADAHAAQAGLDADRTPARGHRGGGEHEGAVPGHERGGAGDVPRTDGVAGTGGTPALGSPAVERIVADVHALEKASGIEREIHRTHSALSAAHQSARRHAWAEKQLTESARHFTSKLRKVYQDPEQAHRAFLRAADARGAEKAAQTLREAPERYGALQTAREGLFRQSDREARMVALEAWQSAATYYRARHEVPSAAEKQEVAKALGQTEAKLKSLGTNRDLSADTLERRIGQEMAWLSPKEMRQLERSLSPSGMKLAMGALGMAREVQRGLER